The nucleotide window GGGAACCGAGGAAAGCGAGCGCGGCGGCCGGCCACAGCCCCGTGCGCAGCACGGCGAGAAGAATGCCGCCGGGTGCGAACATCGCCATGTTCAGCAGGAAATCGAGGACGTCCGCGGGATTGCCCAGATCGAGCAGCGCCAGATTCACGGCCTGGCCGCCGCCGGACCGGGTGCCGAAGGTGAGACCGATGACGCAGGCGACCCACAGCCACCCGAGAGCCGCCACCACGCGGTGCGCAATACGCCGGGGGCGATCGGCCAGCGTGGTCCATACAGCGATCAGCACGCTGCCGAGGACGCCGGCAGCAAAGGCGAGGGAAAGCGACACGCGCAGACCGTCCTTCCGGGTGTTCGCCTCCCGGAAACCCTCGCGACAGCGGCGATCGTAAGCCGGTCCGCGGGAGGATTCGTCGGCATTCCTGGCAAATAAAGGTGTATACAGAGGGACGCGTGACGCGAGCGGACCGTTCTTTTGTGCGCCGTGAAATACGTCACCGGCGCGCGGCAAGCGGCGCGGCGGCACGGCGCGCGGTGATGCCGCCGGCACCGCGTGGGCGACCTCGGTGTGATGGACACAACAGAAGGGGCGCCCAGGTCGGGCGCAACCTGCGGGTCCTCCCGATTGTCACACCCACAGTCACAGGAATTCAGGCCTGCGTCGTGAGGCCGACCTCTTCTAGGAGTAACCCCGCCATGCCCGAAACGGGCCTCAGATCCGCCCCGCGTTTCAGCGTCGTCGTTCCCGTGTACAACGTGCAGGGCTACCTTCGCGCGTGCCTGGACTCGTTGCTGGAGCAGGACTTCACCGATTTCGAGGTCATCGCGGTCGACGACTGCTCGCCGGACGGGAGCGGCGACATCCTGGCGGAGTACGCGGCCCGCGACCCGCGGGTGATCACCGTGCGGCACGAGGAGAACCGTGGCATCGGTGCGGCCCGCAACACCGGGGTGGAGCGGGCGAGCGGGGACTATCTGCTGTTCCTCGACAGCGATGACACCCTCACCACGGGCGCGCTGCGGGCCATGGCCGACCGCCTGGCCGGCACCGCGGACCCGGACCTGCTGCTCTTCGACCATGTGCGCAGCTACTGGTGGCACGCGGTCCAGCCCAGTGCCGCCCGCGAACTCCTCGCCGAGGCCGGGGCGGAGGTGTTCCGGCCCGCCGAGCGCACGCAGTTCTTCCAGATGTTCGCCGTCGTGTGGAACAGGGCGTTTCGTCGTCGCTTCTTCGTCGACAACGGCTTCCGCTACACCGACGGGCTCTATGAGGACGCCCTCATGGTCTACGTCACCATGCTCACCGCTGAGCGTGCCGTGTGTCTGGACCACGCCTGTGTGGACTACCGCCAGCGCCGCCACGGCAATTCCATGAAGACGCCCGGCCGGAAGCACTTCACGATATTCGAGCAGTATCAGCGGCTCTTCGATTTCCTCGACGGCCGGCCCGACCTCGCTGGGCTGCGGCCGCTGTTCTTCGAGCGAATGATCAGCCATTTCCTGTTCACCGGCGCTCGCGAAAGCCGCGTCCTCGTCCAGGACCGGCCGGAGTTCTTCCGTCGTGCCGCGGCGATGTACCGGCGCCACAAGCCCGCCGGGTTCACCCCGCCCGCGGAGGTCGACGCCCTTCAGTTCCAGGCACTGGAACGCGGTTCGTACCGTCTTTTCCAGGCCGTGAATCTGATGAGCCGTACGCAAAAGACCGGCCAGGAGCGGCTGCGCAAGGCCCGGAGCGCAGTGAGCAAGAGGGCGTCCGACAGCTTCTACCGGAGGCAGCTGAAGCGCCCCCTCGACCCGCACCTGGCCGTCTTCAGCGCCTACTGGAACCGCACCCCGTCCTGCAATCCGCTGGCGATCTACGAAAAGGCGAAGGAGCTGGCGCCCCACCTCCACGGCGTATGGGTCGTGCGCGAGGACCTCGTGGACACCGTGCCCGACGGCATGGACCATGTCGTCGTCGATACGCCGCGCTACTGGGAGCTGATGGCGCGCGCGACGTACTTCGTCAACAACGTCAATTTCGCGGACACCGTGGTCAAGCGCGCGGGCCAGATCCATCTCCAGACCCACCACGGCACTCCGCTCAAGCGGATGGGGATCGACCAGCAGCAGTACCCGGCCGCCGCCAAGGGCATGAGCATGCGCAAGCTGCTCGCCCGCGCCGACCGGTGGGACCTGTCGGTCTCCGCCAACCAGCACACCAGTGAGCAGTGGGAGCGGGTCTACCCCTGCGGTTTCGAGTCGGTCGACGCCGGCTATCCGCGCAACGACGTCTTCTACCGGACCGGCGCCCAGGACGTCCTCGACATCCGTGCCCGGCTGGGCATCGCACCCGGTGCCACGGCGATCCTCTACGCCCCGACCGTGCGTGACTACCAGGTCGGCTATGTGCCGCAGCTGGACCTCGAGAAGATCACCAGGGAACTCGGCCCCGACTTCGTCCTCCTGGTCCGGACCCACTACTTCTACGGCCAGGACCCGCACCTGCAGGAACTCCAGGAGCGCGGGGCGCTGATCGACGTCTCCCGGCACCCGTCGGTCGAGGAGCTGTGCCTCGCCGCGGACGCCCTGATCACGGACTACTCGTCGATCATGTTCGACTACGCCAACCTGGACCGGCCCCTCATCACCTACGCGGACGACTGGGAGACCTACGTCCGCTCCCGCGGCGTCACCTTCGACCTGCTCTCCGGCGAGCCGGGCGACACCCCGGGGGCGATCGCCACCAGCGAGGACGAGCTGATCGAGGTGTTCCGCAGCGGCCGGTGGGACGACGAGACGGCCGCCGGGCTGCGCGCCGCGTTCCGCGCGCGCTTCTGCATGTGGGACGACGGCCACGCCGCCGAGCGGGTGGTGGGCCGGGTCTTCCTCGGCAGCCAGGGCCTGGCCCCCGCGCCTCTTCCGCTCGCCGTGCGCACCCCCGCGCCCTCCCCGCGGGAAGCCGCCCGGATCGTGGCGGGCATCGCCCTCACGCCCGCCGGGGACGGCTCACCTGGCCGTTCCGGCGTCGAACTGACCAGCTGACTCGGTCCGACTGAGTCAGCTGACCGCACGGCGTGGCGCCGGCCGGGACGTCCCGGCCGGCGCCGCAGCACATCTGCCGGGCCGGTCAGCCGGCCGGCGCGACGAGCTTGTGCTCCCGTGCCAGGGAGGTGGCGGTGGTGTCGGCGTACAGGCTCAGCTTGCCCTTGGGCCACAGGGCGATGAGGTCGTCCTGCCGGGAGCCGCCGCCGAACGCGCCGGCCGTGGTCAGCAGACCGTTGCGCCAGGCGGATTTCGCGGGGCGGAGCTGATGCTCCTTCTTGAGGCCGGCGGCCGCGACGTTCTCATAGACGGTGACTTCACCGTCGTTCCAGCGGACGAACAGATCCTGGTTTCCCGAGGGGTTGCTGAAGTCGCCGGCGGTGAGGTCCGCGGCGTGCGTCCAGGTCGTGTTGCTCTTGGCGAGCTGCTTCTCGGTGTGGATGCCGGCCGCGTCGACGTCGGGGTAGAGGGTCACCCCGCCACCGGCCCAGCGCACCACGAGGTCATTCCGGCGGGTGTCGCCGCCGCCGAAGCGGCCGGCCGTGATCTGTGTGGCGTGCGTCCAGGTGGTGTTGGGGCCGCGCAGCTGGATCCCGTCGGTGAGCTTGCGGGTCTCGTTGACGTCCCGGTAGAGGGTCAGCTTGCCGTTGGCCCAGCGGACGAGGAGGTCGTCGGTGCCGTCGCCGGTGAAGTCGCCGGCGGTGACCACCTGCGCCTGTTGCCACTCCTTGCTCTTCTTGGCGAGCTGGATCTCCTGACGGAATCCGAACGTGCCGTTGCCCGGATAGAGGGAGACCTCACCGTCGGACCAGCGCACGACCAGGTCGCCGACGTGGTCGCGCACCGAGGCGGTGTGGAAGCTGCCGGACGTCATGACCGCGGCGTGCTGCCAGGTGCCGCCGCTGCCCAGGAGGTTGGGTTCGTCCGGCTCCGTGTCGGCGACCGCCTGCTGGTAGAGCCGGACGACGTCCTCGTCGAACTGCGAGGCGTAGGAGATGTCGTCGGAGAGGCCACCGGTGTGCCACCCGCCGATGACTCCGACCAGGTTGCCGCGACTGCCGTCGAAGTGGTCCAGGAACGGGCCGCCGCTGACACCCGTACGGAAGCGGTCGCACTTGATTTCCATGAACCGGTTCAGGACGGCGCTGGTGTCATTCGTGCACTGCAGCGGCGTCTTCTGGCCCCCGGGGTAGCCGATGAGGGTCACGTTCTTGCGCGCGAGGCTCGCGGACGTGGAGGTGGTCAGCGTGTTGCCGCTGCCGGTGGCGTCCTCCAGGAGCTGGCCGCGGGAGTTCGGCCCGACCCGCAGGAAGGCGAAGTCCACATCGTCGTTGGGGGTGGGGGCGAGGTATCGCCCGTCGATCCAGACCTTGCCCTCCACCAGGGGGAAGATTCCGTACGGCGTCTCCCCGGCCTGGCCGGCCGTCGAGGCGCCGGAGCGGTAGCCGGGGACGTAGGCGATCTTGCTGGCGGACCTGTTGCCCTTGAGGCAGTGTGCCGCCGTGATGATCAGACTCCTGGTCGGCGACGTCACGGAGTTGGCGGTGCAGAACTGGTTGGGGGTCGGCGATCCGTCGTCGTTGCGGATCAGAAACACCCCGACCGTGGCGACGCCCGCGCCGACCTCGTGACTCGGCTCCCGCAACGACGGCTTGCCGCGCACCGCCGGCACCCGCTGCGCGTCCGGACTCGACCCGCCGGTGTCCGGGGCCTCGACGGGGACGGCGCTGCGGATGCGCTCGGGCGTCCAGTACCGCTCCACCTCCTGCGCCTTGCGGATCTCTGCCGGCGTCACGCCCTTCGAGGGCCGCACGGGTGCGCCCGACGGGGGTGGCGGGGTCGGTCCGGCCGAGGGCGCGGGAGGCGCGGGGTGCGACGGCGCCGGTGCGACGCTCCGCGTGGCGGAGGTGGTGGCGCGGTCGGCATGGTCGGGGACCGCGGACGCCGGAGCGGCCACGGCGAACGAAGCAAGGGAGGCGCAGACGCCCATGGTGGCGGTGCGCGTACCGGGTATTCGTCTCATGAACTCTTCTGTTGTCGTCGTGACCTCGGCCGGAACCGGCCGAGGTGTCGAGGTGGGTGAGGAAAGGGGAGGGGAGGGGCGAGGCGTGGGCGACGGCCCGGCTGTGGATCGCGCGCCGCCGGACACGGGTGCGCCTTCGGTGCGGGGACGCCTCAGCCGGCGGTCGCGATGCCGTCGTGCGTCGTTGCCCGGCGGACCGCCCGGGGCACCTCAGCCCCTGACACAGACGCGGAGGACCTCGGCCGACTCCCTCGCACGGTGCACCGTCGGTGCCTTCGTGCTGTCGGGGTGCATTTCGCTTCCCGGCTCCGTCATCACGCGCTGGATCGCAGACAAGATATCCCGCAGCGCGCCTCAGTCGCACACTTGTACACCCTTTTCGGCCTCGATGTGCGAGAGCTGCCCGGTTCGCGCCTGCCCGCCGGCCTCGCCTCCCGGCCGTCGGTCTCCCCACTGCTCCCGTTTCCGTCCTCATTGGCCCGATATGGCGCTGCGCTCGACCAGTGGGGGCGTGCGTCAGCCCGTGGAGCGTGCCGCTTCGCGTCTGCATATGCGGGTGTGCTGTGCGGGCGGGCCGGAAGAAACCGGGCCCGGCCGCCGCCGGCGGGCCGCGCCGGGGGGGCGTCGGCGGGTGTAGCCGTGATCCCGGTGGGACTCATGGCCACCCTTTCCCCTGCTATTTGACGGAGAGTTAATTTCCGTGGTGCGTGCATCGGCCACGAGGCGTCAATTCCAGCCAAT belongs to Streptomyces sp. NBC_01454 and includes:
- a CDS encoding VanZ family protein, coding for MPPRRLPRAGDVFHGAQKNGPLASRVPLYTPLFARNADESSRGPAYDRRCREGFREANTRKDGLRVSLSLAFAAGVLGSVLIAVWTTLADRPRRIAHRVVAALGWLWVACVIGLTFGTRSGGGQAVNLALLDLGNPADVLDFLLNMAMFAPGGILLAVLRTGLWPAAALAFLGSLAIEVTQYLTASGRTADLNDLLSNTLGGMAGYVCAAAVGKVSHEIGRRHRYAHEVERLSRL
- a CDS encoding bifunctional glycosyltransferase/CDP-glycerol:glycerophosphate glycerophosphotransferase, translated to MPETGLRSAPRFSVVVPVYNVQGYLRACLDSLLEQDFTDFEVIAVDDCSPDGSGDILAEYAARDPRVITVRHEENRGIGAARNTGVERASGDYLLFLDSDDTLTTGALRAMADRLAGTADPDLLLFDHVRSYWWHAVQPSAARELLAEAGAEVFRPAERTQFFQMFAVVWNRAFRRRFFVDNGFRYTDGLYEDALMVYVTMLTAERAVCLDHACVDYRQRRHGNSMKTPGRKHFTIFEQYQRLFDFLDGRPDLAGLRPLFFERMISHFLFTGARESRVLVQDRPEFFRRAAAMYRRHKPAGFTPPAEVDALQFQALERGSYRLFQAVNLMSRTQKTGQERLRKARSAVSKRASDSFYRRQLKRPLDPHLAVFSAYWNRTPSCNPLAIYEKAKELAPHLHGVWVVREDLVDTVPDGMDHVVVDTPRYWELMARATYFVNNVNFADTVVKRAGQIHLQTHHGTPLKRMGIDQQQYPAAAKGMSMRKLLARADRWDLSVSANQHTSEQWERVYPCGFESVDAGYPRNDVFYRTGAQDVLDIRARLGIAPGATAILYAPTVRDYQVGYVPQLDLEKITRELGPDFVLLVRTHYFYGQDPHLQELQERGALIDVSRHPSVEELCLAADALITDYSSIMFDYANLDRPLITYADDWETYVRSRGVTFDLLSGEPGDTPGAIATSEDELIEVFRSGRWDDETAAGLRAAFRARFCMWDDGHAAERVVGRVFLGSQGLAPAPLPLAVRTPAPSPREAARIVAGIALTPAGDGSPGRSGVELTS
- a CDS encoding trypsin-like peptidase domain-containing protein; this encodes MRRIPGTRTATMGVCASLASFAVAAPASAVPDHADRATTSATRSVAPAPSHPAPPAPSAGPTPPPPSGAPVRPSKGVTPAEIRKAQEVERYWTPERIRSAVPVEAPDTGGSSPDAQRVPAVRGKPSLREPSHEVGAGVATVGVFLIRNDDGSPTPNQFCTANSVTSPTRSLIITAAHCLKGNRSASKIAYVPGYRSGASTAGQAGETPYGIFPLVEGKVWIDGRYLAPTPNDDVDFAFLRVGPNSRGQLLEDATGSGNTLTTSTSASLARKNVTLIGYPGGQKTPLQCTNDTSAVLNRFMEIKCDRFRTGVSGGPFLDHFDGSRGNLVGVIGGWHTGGLSDDISYASQFDEDVVRLYQQAVADTEPDEPNLLGSGGTWQHAAVMTSGSFHTASVRDHVGDLVVRWSDGEVSLYPGNGTFGFRQEIQLAKKSKEWQQAQVVTAGDFTGDGTDDLLVRWANGKLTLYRDVNETRKLTDGIQLRGPNTTWTHATQITAGRFGGGDTRRNDLVVRWAGGGVTLYPDVDAAGIHTEKQLAKSNTTWTHAADLTAGDFSNPSGNQDLFVRWNDGEVTVYENVAAAGLKKEHQLRPAKSAWRNGLLTTAGAFGGGSRQDDLIALWPKGKLSLYADTTATSLAREHKLVAPAG